The Megachile rotundata isolate GNS110a chromosome 11, iyMegRotu1, whole genome shotgun sequence genome includes a region encoding these proteins:
- the Exn gene encoding ephexin isoform X1, translated as MSLSPVANRSFLHGDRKPSPSSEKIVYATLDSLALKRATLPLQLLPVDESKRKRETCNEATARRSSFKVDTPSKERSEYLLVASKSEDRKCTASPSVIERKSEEPFYLQCAIDNPIRSSDPVSEDIDIREPQESDDSSNEALQSDDYERIELTSSENVAKQVNLNNNEITLKKSNLSEKSEERGFKKRTHFAKNVLHFVPEYLVKGSRKKKNVLSASLSSLKTSTLDVNSMARFRSRSLSREETRCLNISSPTNFVHVASATSPNLINENSDVHLEQVITHEQKCATLPLLVRNEKETRSDESLKRELMSELRVRTKMLEQSQRVKTSENQEANASFLWRNTIEMTGITESVDEDQYDDVGPKNSDTQEDDYDDVGFPSSDPPEVPKDDSIYDDVMSPITERISEPREMEENQESYRSLNNDYSSVDSDELDQDVYDDVGFPAEERVNSLYAGSTTGSILGWNGKESEWEDLEDPVALPDSCRKDVSKRKGQRSRKVRRRSRCRRSSSKSSNKSTRNVESQVAVSLGSGSVLVVGRTEKVEEWNREESDRTAQNSQRTQGLVQLRVIDLDEDVDTQETSCYVHEDNAEDSPYESLRSFPQDEFSSDSGTETEKNDPNRLVIEYLEAPTRPNPPPPREISLTRTLGRRIKMLRRTWSITKGSLGRMRRRTSVDEEHEEKECDSNLDGGRYFGFARHFKKSVAGFSTFYLNGHTDSIKTDRSSEPIGEPDHYSVLAEQEPLYQFYAAAAARGAFDSNSDDYEEVEDMIPSRSTTDLAKPGHRTLWCQTPQVINSDLLERLTAEERKIQEAKFEILTSEASYLNSLRVLKNEFFNEPSFNEILTPLEKEKLFGGIPSVLQASEQCLAELETVWRQDPMLHGLPDVLLKYAEKCLDIYVAYCSNQVSIDGTLKDLRTRKGIRFLDVVSQIEARTACQSLSLHSFLMLPMQRITRLPLLADAVLSKLPIEHVDRPQWERVLSGLSYVVAECNEGARVAAKEAEMESLARKLEYSAKIKPIVLKGKHLVKTGPVVQLLSKADAEYKLTFGRKFNKTHLYLLLLTDYLLVAKYKSNTQDATYTVIDTCKRSLIALEAVNEDSPFAGRNAMLLTLLENYSGHQVEYILTCESDTERQRWLEAVSPSKRGLMEETLYESWDCPQVVALYCYSPNQPDELSLHPGDVINVFRKMSDGWYHGEKLLDGEQGWFPGNYTKEVASEHVRARNLKQRHRLLALNGNALQRKTKQQSSVR; from the exons atgaGTCTTTCGCCGGTAGCGAATAGGAGCTTCCTTCACGGAGATCGAAAGCCATCCCCGAGCTCGGAGAAGATCGTTTACGCAACGCTCGATAGTTTGGCGTTAAAGAGAGCTACGTTGCCCCTGCAGTTGCTGCCCGTTGACGAGTCCAAGAGAAAAAGGGAAACTTGCAACGAAGCGACTGCCAGGAGATCCAGTTTCAAG GTCGACACTCCATCAAAGGAGCGCTCTGAATATCTCCTAGTCGCTTCCAAGTCCGAAGACCGAAAATGCACCGCCAGTCCATCCGTTATCGAGCGGAAATCCGAAGAGCCGTTTTATTTGCAATGCGCTATCGATAATCCGATAAGGTCCTCGGACCCCGTGAGCGAAGATATCGACATTCGCGAGCCTCAAGAATCCGACGATTCCTCGAACGAAGCTCTCCAGTCCGACGACTACGAGCGAATAGAGCTGACATCCTCGGAGAATGTCGCCAAACAAGTGAACCTCAACAACAATGAGATCACCCTGAAGAAATCAAATCTCTCGGAGAAATCTGAGGAACGAGGCTTCAAGAAGAGGACGCATTTCGCGAAGAACGTACTGCACTTCGTTCCGGAGTACCTCGTCAAAGGATCCAGGAAGAAGAAGAACGTTCTGAGTGCATCGTTGAGTTCCTTAAAAACGTCGACGTTGGATGTGAACTCCATGGCCAGGTTCAGGTCGAGAAGCCTCTCCCGAGAGGAGACCAGGTGCCTCAACATTTCATCACCAACGAACTTCGTGCACGTCGCTTCAGCCACCAGCCCGAACCTCATCAACGAGAACAGCGACGTCCATTTGGAGCAAGTAATCACGCACGAACAGAAGTGCGCAACGTTGCCTCTGCTCGTCAGGAACGAAAAGGAAACTC GCAGCGACGAAAGTCTGAAGCGTGAACTGATGTCAGAGCTGCGAGTGCGGACGAAAATGTTGGAGCAGAGCCAGCGGGTGAAAACAAGTGAAAATCAAGAGGCTAATGCTAGCTTTTTGTGGAGGAACACGATTGAGATGACTGGCATCACTGAGAGCGTTGATGAGGATCAGTATGATGATGTGGGACCTAAAAATAGTGATACCCAG GAGGACGACTACGACGATGTAGGATTTCCATCCAGCGACCCTCCCGAGGTCCCCAAAGACGACAGCATTTACGACGACGTGATGTCCCCAATAACCGAACGCATCTCAGAGCCTAGAGAGATGGAGGAGAACCAAGAGAGCTACCGTTCGTTGAACAACGACTACTCCAGCGTGGACTCCGACGAGTTAGATCAAGATGTATACGATGACGTAGGCTTTCCCGCAGAGGAACGCGTCAACAGCCTCTACGCGGGTTCTACAACGGGTTCAATCTTAGGATGGAATGGAAAGGAATCCGAGTGGGAGGACCTAGAAGACCCGGTTGCGCTTCCTGACTCGTG TAGGAAGGACGTGAGTAAGAGAAAGGGACAACGGTCGAGGAAGGTGAGGAGACGGTCCAGGTGCAGGAGGAGCTCGTCGAAGTCTTCTAATAAGAGTACGAGAAATGTAGAGAGCCAAG TGGCTGTAAGCCTTGGCAGCGGATCGGTATTGGTCGTGGGCCGTACGGAGAAAGTGGAAGAATGGAACAGGGAAGAGTCGGATCGAACTGCGCAAAATTCACAGAGGACGCAGGGTCTCGTTCAGTTGAGGGTCATCGACCTGGACGAGGACGTGGATACGCAGGAGACGTCCTGCTACGTTCACGAAG ACAACGCTGAGGACAGCCCGTACGAGAGCCTGCGGTCCTTCCCTCAGGATGAGTTCAGCTCGGATTCAGGAACCGAGACGGAGAAGAACGACCCGAACCGACTGGTCATCGAGTACCTGGAGGCTCCAACCAGACCCAATCCTCCTCCACCTCGGGAGATCAGTCTGACAAGAACGCTAGGtagaagaataaaaatgttaagaaGAACGTGGAGCATCACGAAAGGTAGCCTGGGTCGCATGCGGAGGAGAACGTCCGTCGACGAGGAACACGAGGAGAAGGAGTGCGATTCGAACCTTGACGGAGGCAGGTACTTCGGCTTCGCTAGGCACTTCAAGAAAAGCGTTGCAGGGTTCTCCACTTTTTATCTGAACGGCCATACTGATTCGATCAAAACGGATCGCTCCTCAGAACCGATTGGAGAACCAG ATCACTATAGCGTGCTGGCCGAGCAGGAACCACTGTATCAGTTTTATGCGGCGGCGGCTGCGAGGGGAGCGTTTGATTCCAACTCGGATGACTATGAGGAG GTCGAGGACATGATTCCATCTCGCTCCACGACCGATTTGGCAAAACCAGGGCACAGAACGTTATGGTGTCAGACGCCTCAAGTCATAAACAGCGACCTCCTAG AACGACTAACTGCGGAGGAGAGAAAGATACAGGAGGCGAAGTTCGAGATCCTAACATCAGAAGCGTCATATTTGAACAGCCTCCGCGTCCTCAAGAACGAGTTCTTCAACGAGCCGTCCTTCAACGAGATTTTAACCCCCCTCGAGAAGGAGAAACTGTTCGGAGGTATCCCCAGCGTGTTGCAAGCGTCAGAACAGTGTCTGGCGGAATTGGAAACCGTGTGGAGGCAGGATCCCATGCTGCACGGGTTGCCGGACGTGCTGCTCAAGTATGCGGAGAAGTGTTTGGACATTTATGTGGCGTACTGCTCGAACCAAGTTAGCATCGACGGCACGCTCAAAGATTTACG AACGCGGAAGGGGATCAGGTTTTTGGACGTGGTCTCGCAAATTGAAGCGCGGACAGCTTGCCAGAGCTTGTCGTTACATTCGTTTTTAATGTTACCCATGCAACGAATAACCAG GTTGCCTTTGTTGGCTGACGCCGTCCTCTCCAAACTGCCCATCGAACACGTAGACAGACCTCAATGGGAGAGAGTTCTGTCAGGCCTGAGTTACGTGGTCGCTGAATGTAACGAAGGTGCACGTGTCGCGGCGAAGGAGGCAGAAATGGAAAGTTTAGCCAG GAAACTGGAATACTCCGCTAAAATTAAACCTATCGTACTAAAAGGCAAACACTTGGTTAAAACTGGGCCCGTCGTGCAATTACTGAGCAAAGCTGACGCGGAATATAAACTTACGTTCGGGCGAAAGTTTAACAAGACGCATCTGTATCTTTTGTTGCTCACGGATTACCTTCTAGTCGCAAAATATAAATCCAA TACTCAGGATGCAACGTACACCGTGATAGATACTTGTAAGAGGAGCTTGATCGCCTTAGAAGCAGTTAACGAGGACTCGCCGTTTGCGGGACGTAACGCGATGCTGTTAACTCTTCTGGAGAACTATTCTGGTCATCAGGTTGAATATATTTTAACGTGCGAAAGCGACACGGAAAGGCAGAGGTGGTTGGAAGCTGTCTCACCGTCGAAACGGGGTTTGATGGAAGAAACGCTTTACGAGTCGTGGGACTGTCCTCAAGTGGTAGCTTTGTATTGCTATTCCCCTAATCAACCGGACGAGTTATCGTTGCATCCTG ggGATGTCATAAACGTGTTCAGAAAGATGTCGGACGGTTGGTACCACGGTGAGAAGTTATTGGACGGTGAGCAGGGCTGGTTTCCCGGGAATTATACGAAGGAAGTTGCATCGGAGCATGTTCGCGCGAGAAATCTTAAGCAGAGACACCGTCTTCTTGCGCTGAACGGTAACGCGCTGCAACGAAAGACGAAGCAACAATCTTCTGTTCGCTAA
- the Exn gene encoding ephexin isoform X3, which yields MSLSPVANRSFLHGDRKPSPSSEKIVYATLDSLALKRATLPLQLLPVDESKRKRETCNEATARRSSFKVDTPSKERSEYLLVASKSEDRKCTASPSVIERKSEEPFYLQCAIDNPIRSSDPVSEDIDIREPQESDDSSNEALQSDDYERIELTSSENVAKQVNLNNNEITLKKSNLSEKSEERGFKKRTHFAKNVLHFVPEYLVKGSRKKKNVLSASLSSLKTSTLDVNSMARFRSRSLSREETRCLNISSPTNFVHVASATSPNLINENSDVHLEQVITHEQKCATLPLLVRNEKETRSDESLKRELMSELRVRTKMLEQSQRVKTSENQEANASFLWRNTIEMTGITESVDEDQYDDVGPKNSDTQEDDYDDVGFPSSDPPEVPKDDSIYDDVMSPITERISEPREMEENQESYRSLNNDYSSVDSDELDQDVYDDVGFPAEERVNSLYAGSTTGSILGWNGKESEWEDLEDPVALPDSCRKDVSKRKGQRSRKVRRRSRCRRSSSKSSNKSTRNVESQDNAEDSPYESLRSFPQDEFSSDSGTETEKNDPNRLVIEYLEAPTRPNPPPPREISLTRTLGRRIKMLRRTWSITKGSLGRMRRRTSVDEEHEEKECDSNLDGGRYFGFARHFKKSVAGFSTFYLNGHTDSIKTDRSSEPIGEPDHYSVLAEQEPLYQFYAAAAARGAFDSNSDDYEEVEDMIPSRSTTDLAKPGHRTLWCQTPQVINSDLLERLTAEERKIQEAKFEILTSEASYLNSLRVLKNEFFNEPSFNEILTPLEKEKLFGGIPSVLQASEQCLAELETVWRQDPMLHGLPDVLLKYAEKCLDIYVAYCSNQVSIDGTLKDLRTRKGIRFLDVVSQIEARTACQSLSLHSFLMLPMQRITRLPLLADAVLSKLPIEHVDRPQWERVLSGLSYVVAECNEGARVAAKEAEMESLARKLEYSAKIKPIVLKGKHLVKTGPVVQLLSKADAEYKLTFGRKFNKTHLYLLLLTDYLLVAKYKSNTQDATYTVIDTCKRSLIALEAVNEDSPFAGRNAMLLTLLENYSGHQVEYILTCESDTERQRWLEAVSPSKRGLMEETLYESWDCPQVVALYCYSPNQPDELSLHPGDVINVFRKMSDGWYHGEKLLDGEQGWFPGNYTKEVASEHVRARNLKQRHRLLALNGNALQRKTKQQSSVR from the exons atgaGTCTTTCGCCGGTAGCGAATAGGAGCTTCCTTCACGGAGATCGAAAGCCATCCCCGAGCTCGGAGAAGATCGTTTACGCAACGCTCGATAGTTTGGCGTTAAAGAGAGCTACGTTGCCCCTGCAGTTGCTGCCCGTTGACGAGTCCAAGAGAAAAAGGGAAACTTGCAACGAAGCGACTGCCAGGAGATCCAGTTTCAAG GTCGACACTCCATCAAAGGAGCGCTCTGAATATCTCCTAGTCGCTTCCAAGTCCGAAGACCGAAAATGCACCGCCAGTCCATCCGTTATCGAGCGGAAATCCGAAGAGCCGTTTTATTTGCAATGCGCTATCGATAATCCGATAAGGTCCTCGGACCCCGTGAGCGAAGATATCGACATTCGCGAGCCTCAAGAATCCGACGATTCCTCGAACGAAGCTCTCCAGTCCGACGACTACGAGCGAATAGAGCTGACATCCTCGGAGAATGTCGCCAAACAAGTGAACCTCAACAACAATGAGATCACCCTGAAGAAATCAAATCTCTCGGAGAAATCTGAGGAACGAGGCTTCAAGAAGAGGACGCATTTCGCGAAGAACGTACTGCACTTCGTTCCGGAGTACCTCGTCAAAGGATCCAGGAAGAAGAAGAACGTTCTGAGTGCATCGTTGAGTTCCTTAAAAACGTCGACGTTGGATGTGAACTCCATGGCCAGGTTCAGGTCGAGAAGCCTCTCCCGAGAGGAGACCAGGTGCCTCAACATTTCATCACCAACGAACTTCGTGCACGTCGCTTCAGCCACCAGCCCGAACCTCATCAACGAGAACAGCGACGTCCATTTGGAGCAAGTAATCACGCACGAACAGAAGTGCGCAACGTTGCCTCTGCTCGTCAGGAACGAAAAGGAAACTC GCAGCGACGAAAGTCTGAAGCGTGAACTGATGTCAGAGCTGCGAGTGCGGACGAAAATGTTGGAGCAGAGCCAGCGGGTGAAAACAAGTGAAAATCAAGAGGCTAATGCTAGCTTTTTGTGGAGGAACACGATTGAGATGACTGGCATCACTGAGAGCGTTGATGAGGATCAGTATGATGATGTGGGACCTAAAAATAGTGATACCCAG GAGGACGACTACGACGATGTAGGATTTCCATCCAGCGACCCTCCCGAGGTCCCCAAAGACGACAGCATTTACGACGACGTGATGTCCCCAATAACCGAACGCATCTCAGAGCCTAGAGAGATGGAGGAGAACCAAGAGAGCTACCGTTCGTTGAACAACGACTACTCCAGCGTGGACTCCGACGAGTTAGATCAAGATGTATACGATGACGTAGGCTTTCCCGCAGAGGAACGCGTCAACAGCCTCTACGCGGGTTCTACAACGGGTTCAATCTTAGGATGGAATGGAAAGGAATCCGAGTGGGAGGACCTAGAAGACCCGGTTGCGCTTCCTGACTCGTG TAGGAAGGACGTGAGTAAGAGAAAGGGACAACGGTCGAGGAAGGTGAGGAGACGGTCCAGGTGCAGGAGGAGCTCGTCGAAGTCTTCTAATAAGAGTACGAGAAATGTAGAGAGCCAAG ACAACGCTGAGGACAGCCCGTACGAGAGCCTGCGGTCCTTCCCTCAGGATGAGTTCAGCTCGGATTCAGGAACCGAGACGGAGAAGAACGACCCGAACCGACTGGTCATCGAGTACCTGGAGGCTCCAACCAGACCCAATCCTCCTCCACCTCGGGAGATCAGTCTGACAAGAACGCTAGGtagaagaataaaaatgttaagaaGAACGTGGAGCATCACGAAAGGTAGCCTGGGTCGCATGCGGAGGAGAACGTCCGTCGACGAGGAACACGAGGAGAAGGAGTGCGATTCGAACCTTGACGGAGGCAGGTACTTCGGCTTCGCTAGGCACTTCAAGAAAAGCGTTGCAGGGTTCTCCACTTTTTATCTGAACGGCCATACTGATTCGATCAAAACGGATCGCTCCTCAGAACCGATTGGAGAACCAG ATCACTATAGCGTGCTGGCCGAGCAGGAACCACTGTATCAGTTTTATGCGGCGGCGGCTGCGAGGGGAGCGTTTGATTCCAACTCGGATGACTATGAGGAG GTCGAGGACATGATTCCATCTCGCTCCACGACCGATTTGGCAAAACCAGGGCACAGAACGTTATGGTGTCAGACGCCTCAAGTCATAAACAGCGACCTCCTAG AACGACTAACTGCGGAGGAGAGAAAGATACAGGAGGCGAAGTTCGAGATCCTAACATCAGAAGCGTCATATTTGAACAGCCTCCGCGTCCTCAAGAACGAGTTCTTCAACGAGCCGTCCTTCAACGAGATTTTAACCCCCCTCGAGAAGGAGAAACTGTTCGGAGGTATCCCCAGCGTGTTGCAAGCGTCAGAACAGTGTCTGGCGGAATTGGAAACCGTGTGGAGGCAGGATCCCATGCTGCACGGGTTGCCGGACGTGCTGCTCAAGTATGCGGAGAAGTGTTTGGACATTTATGTGGCGTACTGCTCGAACCAAGTTAGCATCGACGGCACGCTCAAAGATTTACG AACGCGGAAGGGGATCAGGTTTTTGGACGTGGTCTCGCAAATTGAAGCGCGGACAGCTTGCCAGAGCTTGTCGTTACATTCGTTTTTAATGTTACCCATGCAACGAATAACCAG GTTGCCTTTGTTGGCTGACGCCGTCCTCTCCAAACTGCCCATCGAACACGTAGACAGACCTCAATGGGAGAGAGTTCTGTCAGGCCTGAGTTACGTGGTCGCTGAATGTAACGAAGGTGCACGTGTCGCGGCGAAGGAGGCAGAAATGGAAAGTTTAGCCAG GAAACTGGAATACTCCGCTAAAATTAAACCTATCGTACTAAAAGGCAAACACTTGGTTAAAACTGGGCCCGTCGTGCAATTACTGAGCAAAGCTGACGCGGAATATAAACTTACGTTCGGGCGAAAGTTTAACAAGACGCATCTGTATCTTTTGTTGCTCACGGATTACCTTCTAGTCGCAAAATATAAATCCAA TACTCAGGATGCAACGTACACCGTGATAGATACTTGTAAGAGGAGCTTGATCGCCTTAGAAGCAGTTAACGAGGACTCGCCGTTTGCGGGACGTAACGCGATGCTGTTAACTCTTCTGGAGAACTATTCTGGTCATCAGGTTGAATATATTTTAACGTGCGAAAGCGACACGGAAAGGCAGAGGTGGTTGGAAGCTGTCTCACCGTCGAAACGGGGTTTGATGGAAGAAACGCTTTACGAGTCGTGGGACTGTCCTCAAGTGGTAGCTTTGTATTGCTATTCCCCTAATCAACCGGACGAGTTATCGTTGCATCCTG ggGATGTCATAAACGTGTTCAGAAAGATGTCGGACGGTTGGTACCACGGTGAGAAGTTATTGGACGGTGAGCAGGGCTGGTTTCCCGGGAATTATACGAAGGAAGTTGCATCGGAGCATGTTCGCGCGAGAAATCTTAAGCAGAGACACCGTCTTCTTGCGCTGAACGGTAACGCGCTGCAACGAAAGACGAAGCAACAATCTTCTGTTCGCTAA
- the Exn gene encoding ephexin isoform X2, whose amino-acid sequence MSLSPVANRSFLHGDRKPSPSSEKIVYATLDSLALKRATLPLQLLPVDESKRKRETCNEATARRSSFKVDTPSKERSEYLLVASKSEDRKCTASPSVIERKSEEPFYLQCAIDNPIRSSDPVSEDIDIREPQESDDSSNEALQSDDYERIELTSSENVAKQVNLNNNEITLKKSNLSEKSEERGFKKRTHFAKNVLHFVPEYLVKGSRKKKNVLSASLSSLKTSTLDVNSMARFRSRSLSREETRCLNISSPTNFVHVASATSPNLINENSDVHLEQVITHEQKCATLPLLVRNEKETRSDESLKRELMSELRVRTKMLEQSQRVKTSENQEANASFLWRNTIEMTGITESVDEDQYDDVGPKNSDTQEDDYDDVGFPSSDPPEVPKDDSIYDDVMSPITERISEPREMEENQESYRSLNNDYSSVDSDELDQDVYDDVGFPAEERVNSLYAGSTTGSILGWNGKESEWEDLEDPVALPDSWKDVSKRKGQRSRKVRRRSRCRRSSSKSSNKSTRNVESQVAVSLGSGSVLVVGRTEKVEEWNREESDRTAQNSQRTQGLVQLRVIDLDEDVDTQETSCYVHEDNAEDSPYESLRSFPQDEFSSDSGTETEKNDPNRLVIEYLEAPTRPNPPPPREISLTRTLGRRIKMLRRTWSITKGSLGRMRRRTSVDEEHEEKECDSNLDGGRYFGFARHFKKSVAGFSTFYLNGHTDSIKTDRSSEPIGEPDHYSVLAEQEPLYQFYAAAAARGAFDSNSDDYEEVEDMIPSRSTTDLAKPGHRTLWCQTPQVINSDLLERLTAEERKIQEAKFEILTSEASYLNSLRVLKNEFFNEPSFNEILTPLEKEKLFGGIPSVLQASEQCLAELETVWRQDPMLHGLPDVLLKYAEKCLDIYVAYCSNQVSIDGTLKDLRTRKGIRFLDVVSQIEARTACQSLSLHSFLMLPMQRITRLPLLADAVLSKLPIEHVDRPQWERVLSGLSYVVAECNEGARVAAKEAEMESLARKLEYSAKIKPIVLKGKHLVKTGPVVQLLSKADAEYKLTFGRKFNKTHLYLLLLTDYLLVAKYKSNTQDATYTVIDTCKRSLIALEAVNEDSPFAGRNAMLLTLLENYSGHQVEYILTCESDTERQRWLEAVSPSKRGLMEETLYESWDCPQVVALYCYSPNQPDELSLHPGDVINVFRKMSDGWYHGEKLLDGEQGWFPGNYTKEVASEHVRARNLKQRHRLLALNGNALQRKTKQQSSVR is encoded by the exons atgaGTCTTTCGCCGGTAGCGAATAGGAGCTTCCTTCACGGAGATCGAAAGCCATCCCCGAGCTCGGAGAAGATCGTTTACGCAACGCTCGATAGTTTGGCGTTAAAGAGAGCTACGTTGCCCCTGCAGTTGCTGCCCGTTGACGAGTCCAAGAGAAAAAGGGAAACTTGCAACGAAGCGACTGCCAGGAGATCCAGTTTCAAG GTCGACACTCCATCAAAGGAGCGCTCTGAATATCTCCTAGTCGCTTCCAAGTCCGAAGACCGAAAATGCACCGCCAGTCCATCCGTTATCGAGCGGAAATCCGAAGAGCCGTTTTATTTGCAATGCGCTATCGATAATCCGATAAGGTCCTCGGACCCCGTGAGCGAAGATATCGACATTCGCGAGCCTCAAGAATCCGACGATTCCTCGAACGAAGCTCTCCAGTCCGACGACTACGAGCGAATAGAGCTGACATCCTCGGAGAATGTCGCCAAACAAGTGAACCTCAACAACAATGAGATCACCCTGAAGAAATCAAATCTCTCGGAGAAATCTGAGGAACGAGGCTTCAAGAAGAGGACGCATTTCGCGAAGAACGTACTGCACTTCGTTCCGGAGTACCTCGTCAAAGGATCCAGGAAGAAGAAGAACGTTCTGAGTGCATCGTTGAGTTCCTTAAAAACGTCGACGTTGGATGTGAACTCCATGGCCAGGTTCAGGTCGAGAAGCCTCTCCCGAGAGGAGACCAGGTGCCTCAACATTTCATCACCAACGAACTTCGTGCACGTCGCTTCAGCCACCAGCCCGAACCTCATCAACGAGAACAGCGACGTCCATTTGGAGCAAGTAATCACGCACGAACAGAAGTGCGCAACGTTGCCTCTGCTCGTCAGGAACGAAAAGGAAACTC GCAGCGACGAAAGTCTGAAGCGTGAACTGATGTCAGAGCTGCGAGTGCGGACGAAAATGTTGGAGCAGAGCCAGCGGGTGAAAACAAGTGAAAATCAAGAGGCTAATGCTAGCTTTTTGTGGAGGAACACGATTGAGATGACTGGCATCACTGAGAGCGTTGATGAGGATCAGTATGATGATGTGGGACCTAAAAATAGTGATACCCAG GAGGACGACTACGACGATGTAGGATTTCCATCCAGCGACCCTCCCGAGGTCCCCAAAGACGACAGCATTTACGACGACGTGATGTCCCCAATAACCGAACGCATCTCAGAGCCTAGAGAGATGGAGGAGAACCAAGAGAGCTACCGTTCGTTGAACAACGACTACTCCAGCGTGGACTCCGACGAGTTAGATCAAGATGTATACGATGACGTAGGCTTTCCCGCAGAGGAACGCGTCAACAGCCTCTACGCGGGTTCTACAACGGGTTCAATCTTAGGATGGAATGGAAAGGAATCCGAGTGGGAGGACCTAGAAGACCCGGTTGCGCTTCCTGACTCGTG GAAGGACGTGAGTAAGAGAAAGGGACAACGGTCGAGGAAGGTGAGGAGACGGTCCAGGTGCAGGAGGAGCTCGTCGAAGTCTTCTAATAAGAGTACGAGAAATGTAGAGAGCCAAG TGGCTGTAAGCCTTGGCAGCGGATCGGTATTGGTCGTGGGCCGTACGGAGAAAGTGGAAGAATGGAACAGGGAAGAGTCGGATCGAACTGCGCAAAATTCACAGAGGACGCAGGGTCTCGTTCAGTTGAGGGTCATCGACCTGGACGAGGACGTGGATACGCAGGAGACGTCCTGCTACGTTCACGAAG ACAACGCTGAGGACAGCCCGTACGAGAGCCTGCGGTCCTTCCCTCAGGATGAGTTCAGCTCGGATTCAGGAACCGAGACGGAGAAGAACGACCCGAACCGACTGGTCATCGAGTACCTGGAGGCTCCAACCAGACCCAATCCTCCTCCACCTCGGGAGATCAGTCTGACAAGAACGCTAGGtagaagaataaaaatgttaagaaGAACGTGGAGCATCACGAAAGGTAGCCTGGGTCGCATGCGGAGGAGAACGTCCGTCGACGAGGAACACGAGGAGAAGGAGTGCGATTCGAACCTTGACGGAGGCAGGTACTTCGGCTTCGCTAGGCACTTCAAGAAAAGCGTTGCAGGGTTCTCCACTTTTTATCTGAACGGCCATACTGATTCGATCAAAACGGATCGCTCCTCAGAACCGATTGGAGAACCAG ATCACTATAGCGTGCTGGCCGAGCAGGAACCACTGTATCAGTTTTATGCGGCGGCGGCTGCGAGGGGAGCGTTTGATTCCAACTCGGATGACTATGAGGAG GTCGAGGACATGATTCCATCTCGCTCCACGACCGATTTGGCAAAACCAGGGCACAGAACGTTATGGTGTCAGACGCCTCAAGTCATAAACAGCGACCTCCTAG AACGACTAACTGCGGAGGAGAGAAAGATACAGGAGGCGAAGTTCGAGATCCTAACATCAGAAGCGTCATATTTGAACAGCCTCCGCGTCCTCAAGAACGAGTTCTTCAACGAGCCGTCCTTCAACGAGATTTTAACCCCCCTCGAGAAGGAGAAACTGTTCGGAGGTATCCCCAGCGTGTTGCAAGCGTCAGAACAGTGTCTGGCGGAATTGGAAACCGTGTGGAGGCAGGATCCCATGCTGCACGGGTTGCCGGACGTGCTGCTCAAGTATGCGGAGAAGTGTTTGGACATTTATGTGGCGTACTGCTCGAACCAAGTTAGCATCGACGGCACGCTCAAAGATTTACG AACGCGGAAGGGGATCAGGTTTTTGGACGTGGTCTCGCAAATTGAAGCGCGGACAGCTTGCCAGAGCTTGTCGTTACATTCGTTTTTAATGTTACCCATGCAACGAATAACCAG GTTGCCTTTGTTGGCTGACGCCGTCCTCTCCAAACTGCCCATCGAACACGTAGACAGACCTCAATGGGAGAGAGTTCTGTCAGGCCTGAGTTACGTGGTCGCTGAATGTAACGAAGGTGCACGTGTCGCGGCGAAGGAGGCAGAAATGGAAAGTTTAGCCAG GAAACTGGAATACTCCGCTAAAATTAAACCTATCGTACTAAAAGGCAAACACTTGGTTAAAACTGGGCCCGTCGTGCAATTACTGAGCAAAGCTGACGCGGAATATAAACTTACGTTCGGGCGAAAGTTTAACAAGACGCATCTGTATCTTTTGTTGCTCACGGATTACCTTCTAGTCGCAAAATATAAATCCAA TACTCAGGATGCAACGTACACCGTGATAGATACTTGTAAGAGGAGCTTGATCGCCTTAGAAGCAGTTAACGAGGACTCGCCGTTTGCGGGACGTAACGCGATGCTGTTAACTCTTCTGGAGAACTATTCTGGTCATCAGGTTGAATATATTTTAACGTGCGAAAGCGACACGGAAAGGCAGAGGTGGTTGGAAGCTGTCTCACCGTCGAAACGGGGTTTGATGGAAGAAACGCTTTACGAGTCGTGGGACTGTCCTCAAGTGGTAGCTTTGTATTGCTATTCCCCTAATCAACCGGACGAGTTATCGTTGCATCCTG ggGATGTCATAAACGTGTTCAGAAAGATGTCGGACGGTTGGTACCACGGTGAGAAGTTATTGGACGGTGAGCAGGGCTGGTTTCCCGGGAATTATACGAAGGAAGTTGCATCGGAGCATGTTCGCGCGAGAAATCTTAAGCAGAGACACCGTCTTCTTGCGCTGAACGGTAACGCGCTGCAACGAAAGACGAAGCAACAATCTTCTGTTCGCTAA